A genomic stretch from Algoriphagus halophilus includes:
- a CDS encoding LytR/AlgR family response regulator transcription factor encodes MIKAIAIDDEKMALEVIKAHASKVPFLHLEEVFLDAIQALEYMKTNSIDLIFLDINMPDISGIDFAELLPKETMVVFTTAYSDFAVKGFELDALDYLLKPFNLPRFIKACQKAQEWLELQPGKEPEFTFIKTGEGQIRLVFEELLFCEANGNYVTFQLENEKAMSRMTLAEVEHLLPSFFIRSHRSFLVNSKKVDKVEKHVLHLGERSVPVSLSYMDQVLEFFNQ; translated from the coding sequence ATGATTAAAGCAATTGCGATAGATGATGAAAAGATGGCTTTGGAAGTGATAAAAGCACATGCTTCCAAAGTTCCTTTTCTTCATTTGGAAGAAGTCTTTTTGGATGCAATTCAGGCATTGGAATATATGAAAACCAATTCCATTGATTTGATTTTTTTGGATATCAATATGCCGGATATATCCGGGATAGACTTTGCCGAATTACTTCCTAAGGAAACCATGGTAGTATTTACCACAGCTTATTCCGATTTTGCAGTGAAAGGATTTGAGTTGGACGCATTGGATTATTTATTAAAACCCTTCAACCTTCCACGCTTTATCAAAGCCTGTCAAAAAGCACAAGAATGGCTGGAATTACAGCCTGGTAAAGAACCCGAGTTTACCTTCATCAAAACTGGCGAAGGCCAAATTCGGTTGGTATTTGAGGAACTATTGTTTTGTGAAGCGAATGGCAACTATGTGACTTTCCAGCTGGAAAACGAAAAAGCCATGAGTAGAATGACTTTGGCAGAGGTAGAGCATCTGCTTCCCTCCTTTTTTATTCGTTCTCACCGTTCATTTTTGGTCAACAGCAAGAAGGTGGATAAGGTAGAAAAACATGTATTGCATCTTGGGGAAAGGTCCGTACCTGTCAGTTTATCCTACATGGATCAGGTGTTGG
- a CDS encoding sensor histidine kinase, with protein sequence MKSKQFDFRSIEWWITTLVFLIIVLTNLMIAVSSNHYPMEKFFGIVIQPIVIYIGFYVMHLVVIPKYLKDKNVLQFILYSLLTAAVMGALSGACAGINNVDAEGYFRFYFSTLLLYIVYLVTSNLLKKMFLPPVFKDFQLYNGVRLFMIFLFVGIFLFVARIFVNEVILIIILVIIPGISFFIFYNYFLLYRNKEAGKIKAYRWFLWGLISIIAFVFFLISVDENVPEIMLLGVGMVLLLFFVIFPLSNLVFRKYEDYIGKIDTLSVQVNQSSANLSFLRSQINPHFLFNALNTLYGSALMENAEKTSDGIQKLGDMMRFMLHENQMDRIPLSREIDYLRNYLDLQMLRFAKEDHLDVTIQINEEHCHGDISPMLLIPFVENAFKHGISTKSKSWIKINLRCLQGSVHLDVVNSMHPKKATEDPKDESGIGLENVKSRLEHFYPQKHNLTIVANDTEHFVHLSVQLL encoded by the coding sequence ATGAAATCAAAACAATTTGACTTTCGCTCCATAGAATGGTGGATTACCACCTTGGTGTTTTTGATTATTGTACTGACCAACTTAATGATTGCAGTATCCTCCAATCATTACCCCATGGAGAAATTTTTTGGGATTGTCATTCAGCCCATAGTCATTTACATAGGATTTTATGTGATGCATTTGGTAGTTATTCCAAAGTATTTAAAGGATAAAAATGTCCTTCAATTTATTCTCTATAGTCTGCTGACAGCGGCAGTCATGGGGGCATTATCGGGAGCATGTGCCGGGATTAACAATGTGGATGCTGAAGGTTACTTCCGCTTCTATTTCAGTACTCTTCTATTATATATTGTTTACCTGGTCACTTCGAATCTTCTGAAGAAGATGTTCTTGCCACCGGTGTTCAAAGATTTTCAATTGTACAATGGAGTACGCTTGTTTATGATCTTTCTCTTTGTAGGCATATTTTTATTCGTTGCACGGATTTTTGTAAATGAAGTCATCCTAATCATTATTCTGGTGATTATTCCCGGGATTAGCTTTTTCATCTTCTATAATTATTTTCTGCTTTACCGAAACAAAGAAGCTGGCAAGATCAAGGCCTATCGTTGGTTTCTTTGGGGACTGATCAGCATCATCGCTTTTGTGTTCTTTTTGATTTCCGTGGATGAGAACGTCCCAGAAATCATGCTTTTGGGAGTTGGGATGGTATTATTGCTTTTCTTTGTCATCTTTCCACTTTCCAATTTGGTTTTCAGAAAATATGAGGATTATATCGGTAAAATAGATACTCTTTCAGTACAGGTCAATCAAAGTTCCGCCAACTTGAGTTTCCTACGGTCCCAAATCAACCCACATTTTCTATTCAATGCCTTGAATACACTCTATGGATCCGCATTGATGGAAAATGCAGAGAAAACTTCCGATGGGATTCAGAAGCTGGGAGACATGATGCGCTTCATGCTGCATGAAAATCAAATGGACAGAATCCCTCTTTCCAGAGAAATAGATTACTTAAGAAACTACTTGGACCTGCAAATGCTACGTTTTGCCAAAGAGGATCACTTGGATGTAACCATTCAGATCAATGAGGAGCATTGTCACGGGGACATCTCTCCCATGCTGTTGATTCCTTTTGTGGAAAATGCCTTTAAGCATGGCATCAGCACTAAAAGCAAGTCCTGGATCAAAATCAACTTGCGCTGCTTACAAGGTTCCGTGCATCTGGACGTGGTCAACAGCATGCACCCCAAAAAAGCCACAGAAGATCCAAAGGACGAATCAGGCATTGGTTTGGAGAATGTCAAAAGTCGTTTGGAGCATTTTTACCCACAAAAACATAACTTGACCATCGTGGCGAACGACACAGAGCATTTCGTTCACTTATCTGTTCAACTATTATAA
- a CDS encoding SLC13 family permease, translated as MEIKIKSLGLYLGPLAFVLINFFAVFNGLNPAAQSMLALAAWMAIWWISEALPIAATAFLPLILMPLLEILPIADVSENYMHPTVLLYMGGFLLATGIEKWNLHRRIALNIINLLGTDLRRIVLGFILATGILSMWISNSATSLMMLPIGLAVVNQFKSQLGESNTSIADRLGKNIMLGIAYSASIGGLATLIGTPTNAIMAAVINDLYGYSIGFNEWMAFGLPLVAVLLMICWYYLVSSANPLPKSFSLPDGKNIIGTQLKALGKISYEEKSVMIVFGTVCLAWILRSFVLVKLLPGIDDTIIVLIGVVLLFILPSSSGEDRILDWKTAERIPWGVLILFGGGLALAAGFKETGLAEWIGQRFTLIEGISFFFLLFIIIASVNFLTEVTSNVATASMLLPILASVAFKLDLHPFGLMVGATLAASCAFMLPVATPPNAVVFGSGYLRMKDMVSAGFWLNLISIVLVTLMVYFVLPWMWGIDLIGNPF; from the coding sequence ATGGAAATCAAGATCAAATCATTAGGGCTGTACTTGGGGCCTTTAGCTTTCGTTTTAATTAATTTTTTTGCGGTTTTTAATGGCTTAAATCCTGCTGCTCAATCCATGTTGGCGCTTGCTGCATGGATGGCCATTTGGTGGATTTCTGAAGCTTTGCCTATTGCAGCTACTGCCTTTCTTCCTTTGATCTTGATGCCATTGTTGGAAATACTTCCAATAGCAGACGTATCCGAAAATTACATGCATCCCACAGTCCTGTTATATATGGGAGGATTTTTGTTGGCCACTGGAATCGAAAAATGGAATTTGCACCGCAGGATTGCATTGAACATCATCAATTTATTAGGTACTGATTTACGCCGCATTGTTTTGGGATTTATCCTGGCCACGGGCATTTTATCCATGTGGATCTCCAATTCTGCAACTTCTTTGATGATGCTTCCCATTGGTTTGGCCGTAGTCAATCAGTTTAAAAGTCAATTGGGTGAATCCAACACCTCCATCGCAGATCGATTGGGAAAAAACATCATGTTGGGAATCGCCTATAGTGCTTCAATTGGTGGTTTGGCAACCCTTATCGGGACCCCTACCAATGCCATTATGGCTGCGGTAATCAATGATTTATACGGCTATTCCATCGGATTCAATGAATGGATGGCATTTGGATTGCCCTTAGTAGCAGTTTTATTGATGATTTGCTGGTATTACCTGGTAAGTTCCGCCAATCCCCTCCCTAAAAGTTTTAGCCTTCCTGATGGCAAAAACATCATAGGCACTCAATTAAAAGCTTTGGGAAAGATCAGTTACGAAGAAAAATCCGTGATGATAGTCTTTGGAACGGTATGTTTGGCCTGGATTTTAAGAAGTTTTGTGTTAGTCAAGCTGCTTCCTGGCATAGACGATACCATCATAGTATTGATCGGGGTGGTTTTATTGTTTATCCTTCCTTCCTCCTCTGGAGAAGATCGGATTTTGGACTGGAAAACCGCCGAACGTATTCCATGGGGTGTTCTAATTTTATTTGGTGGTGGATTGGCCTTGGCTGCCGGGTTCAAAGAAACAGGCTTAGCAGAATGGATAGGCCAACGATTTACTTTAATAGAGGGAATTTCTTTCTTCTTCTTATTATTCATCATCATTGCTTCGGTCAACTTCCTCACCGAAGTCACCTCCAATGTGGCCACTGCGTCCATGTTGTTGCCCATATTAGCTTCTGTTGCTTTTAAGCTCGATTTACATCCCTTTGGATTAATGGTGGGTGCCACTCTGGCTGCTTCCTGCGCCTTTATGCTACCTGTTGCCACCCCTCCGAATGCGGTCGTGTTCGGCTCGGGTTATTTACGGATGAAAGATATGGTAAGTGCTGGTTTTTGGCTGAACCTCATCTCCATTGTTTTGGTCACCTTGATGGTCTACTTTGTATTGCCATGGATGTGGGGAATTGACTTGATTGGAAACCCATTTTAA
- a CDS encoding non-ribosomal peptide synthetase, protein MQVSPDSISSLTGSQQSIWASQKLDPSSNSNYLPHTFELNGEIDPYTFQLAFKRLIANHDCLRTVFHENEDSVVEQIVLPQLEFNLPFEKISNASLDSFIKSRIHTPIDLTQRCFDSILLKVEEGVFIWYLNIHHILADATTFKVLFEALGKGYESELKKIENDSGSQVSFNVYREFEQQKRENKNTSAAEYWKSKGQFPVKELSFYGNLKSETRTKARRVKIPISTEIKGLLEEKLTTEAYRSFNPDLTKFTIWSTIFAAFISRISGESALRLGSPFPNRNLSKFKNTAGLLIEVLPVDIQVDMEDSFLSLFGKVRQELFDFFKNGYPGAQTLESVRGIQTVVNYIPLYFGDFGEIPTRTKWLFPGQMDAGHRIRFQAFDFNDQSNLDYYIDINEAYFTPKQIELLPFHFEKMIRAFIIDDQSKIAEVKLVSDKEEKELIEKDISDKGNPITFDELIKPVFEWNSNEPALLLGDKTLSYQELRSLVNKAVEILNHQGVKEQDIVVVHKERSFEYIISVLSILRLGAIFVPMPVDLPQRRMEGILADLNPRLLISTSLEFESYSVMDIKLDDLLSYELKNQVIDLSHDPNRTGYILFTSGSTGKPKGVEVSVSSLANYLTEAKNLYSRGQEVHMPFFTSIGFDLTITSLFLPLISGGSIHIFPEKKSGPDVSILEVIKNRSINTIKLTPSHARIIQETSLKGSTLNTVIFGGENLETKLASSFQKLLPEGAEIINEYGPTEATVGCIVHKYDPKETAPSVPIGKPISGCNYYILDEKLNPVPQGVKGTLFLGGEVLAKGYFNNPQRTAESFIKNPYQLDQRIYKTGDLVRLNASGILEYYGRIDEQIKLNGVRIESAELEILISKFPKMEEAHIVVADSNENLYQAPDFYCKNCGIPSNYPDASFNEEGVCNLCESFEEYQKNVASYFKSMDNLKSEILGLGENKEKEYDCLMLLSGGKDSSYALAKLVELGLHVLAWTLDNGFISENAKENINNTVNKLGVDHIYGSTDAMNAIFRDSLERHQNVCNGCFKTVYTLSTKLALEKNIPVIVTGLSRGQFFETRLTEELFLKDHFDPADIDQIILETRKSYHRSKDAVSEYLDVSMFETDEVFTKVSFVDFYRFSDVSLSEMYAYLEEKIGWRRPKDTGRSTNCIINDLGIFVHKRKKGYHNYAFPYSWDVRVGHKKREETIDELNDELSTEEITKLMHEIGMQEQTIHSKEIRAYFKASSQVDKTELMDYLKSFLPTNMIPSTFIQVDSFPLTSNGKVDKQALLRSQTKSTPTKNQAIIKPKNKIEELVHGTWCSVLKMDSIDVTDSFIPLGGNSLSAIRIVSLLSKRLNLEISIQDFFEQDTIRKLSALIEAEIKKRMGVA, encoded by the coding sequence TTGCAAGTATCACCAGACTCTATTTCCAGCCTTACTGGAAGTCAGCAAAGTATTTGGGCTAGTCAAAAGCTCGATCCTAGCTCCAATTCAAACTACCTTCCCCATACATTTGAATTAAATGGTGAAATAGATCCCTATACTTTTCAATTAGCATTTAAACGCCTAATTGCAAATCATGATTGCCTGAGAACAGTTTTTCATGAAAATGAGGATTCAGTTGTTGAACAAATTGTATTACCCCAATTAGAATTTAATCTTCCGTTTGAAAAGATTTCCAATGCATCGCTTGATTCTTTCATCAAATCTCGAATTCATACTCCAATAGACCTTACTCAGAGATGCTTCGATTCCATTCTACTAAAAGTAGAAGAGGGAGTGTTTATTTGGTATTTGAATATTCACCACATACTTGCTGATGCAACGACCTTTAAAGTTCTGTTTGAGGCATTAGGGAAGGGCTATGAATCGGAATTAAAGAAAATTGAAAATGATTCCGGAAGTCAAGTCAGTTTTAACGTTTATCGGGAGTTTGAGCAGCAAAAACGAGAAAACAAAAATACCTCTGCTGCTGAATATTGGAAGTCAAAGGGACAATTTCCCGTTAAGGAGTTATCCTTTTATGGAAATCTTAAATCTGAAACCCGAACCAAGGCCAGAAGGGTAAAAATCCCTATAAGTACAGAAATCAAAGGGCTTTTAGAGGAAAAGCTAACTACAGAAGCCTATAGATCCTTCAATCCTGACCTTACAAAATTCACGATTTGGTCTACTATTTTTGCTGCCTTTATCTCCAGAATTTCAGGCGAATCTGCCTTACGGCTAGGAAGTCCCTTTCCCAACCGTAACCTCAGTAAATTCAAAAACACCGCAGGCCTGCTCATTGAGGTATTGCCCGTTGATATTCAGGTAGACATGGAAGACTCCTTTCTGAGTCTTTTTGGGAAAGTAAGGCAAGAGCTCTTCGATTTTTTTAAAAATGGCTATCCTGGTGCCCAAACTTTAGAGAGCGTTAGAGGAATTCAAACAGTAGTAAATTACATCCCCCTTTATTTTGGTGATTTTGGGGAAATTCCGACCAGAACTAAATGGCTTTTTCCAGGGCAGATGGACGCAGGTCATCGAATTCGATTTCAGGCCTTCGATTTTAATGATCAATCCAACCTTGATTATTATATCGATATCAATGAAGCCTATTTTACACCAAAACAAATAGAACTTCTCCCCTTCCACTTTGAAAAAATGATTCGGGCTTTTATCATAGATGACCAATCAAAAATCGCGGAGGTAAAACTTGTTTCAGATAAGGAGGAAAAGGAGCTAATCGAAAAGGATATAAGTGATAAGGGTAATCCGATAACTTTTGATGAGCTTATCAAACCTGTTTTTGAATGGAATTCAAATGAACCAGCTTTACTATTGGGAGATAAAACCCTTTCTTACCAAGAACTAAGGTCATTGGTAAATAAGGCCGTAGAAATACTTAATCACCAGGGAGTTAAGGAACAGGACATTGTGGTTGTACACAAAGAAAGATCCTTCGAATATATCATCTCTGTTCTTTCTATTTTAAGGCTTGGAGCCATATTTGTCCCTATGCCTGTGGATCTTCCACAAAGAAGAATGGAAGGAATTTTGGCAGATTTGAACCCTAGGTTACTAATTAGTACTTCGCTAGAATTTGAATCCTATTCAGTAATGGATATCAAGCTAGATGATCTTCTTTCTTATGAACTTAAGAACCAAGTTATAGACTTATCACATGATCCAAATCGAACCGGGTATATTCTTTTCACTTCCGGATCTACAGGAAAACCAAAAGGTGTTGAAGTTTCGGTCAGTTCTTTGGCAAATTATTTAACAGAGGCAAAAAATTTATACAGCAGAGGTCAGGAAGTACATATGCCTTTCTTTACTTCCATAGGTTTTGATTTGACCATTACATCCCTATTTCTACCATTGATTTCTGGAGGATCCATCCATATTTTTCCAGAAAAGAAAAGTGGTCCTGACGTATCTATTTTGGAGGTTATTAAGAACAGAAGTATAAACACCATTAAACTTACCCCCTCCCATGCGAGAATAATCCAGGAAACTTCCTTGAAAGGTTCGACGCTCAATACTGTGATTTTTGGAGGGGAGAATCTTGAAACTAAACTCGCTTCCAGCTTCCAAAAACTACTACCGGAAGGAGCAGAAATAATTAATGAATATGGTCCTACAGAAGCGACGGTAGGCTGCATTGTCCACAAATATGATCCGAAAGAAACAGCACCTTCAGTTCCTATAGGAAAACCTATCTCGGGATGTAATTATTACATTTTGGATGAGAAATTAAACCCGGTTCCGCAGGGCGTTAAGGGAACCTTATTTCTGGGAGGGGAAGTACTTGCCAAAGGATATTTTAATAATCCCCAGCGCACAGCCGAATCCTTTATTAAGAATCCATATCAGTTAGATCAAAGGATTTATAAAACCGGTGATCTGGTTCGTTTGAATGCCTCAGGTATACTCGAATATTATGGTAGGATAGATGAACAGATAAAATTGAATGGTGTTAGGATAGAATCAGCTGAATTGGAGATATTGATTTCCAAATTCCCTAAAATGGAGGAAGCACATATCGTCGTCGCTGATTCAAATGAGAATTTATATCAAGCACCTGATTTTTACTGTAAGAATTGTGGGATTCCATCTAATTATCCTGATGCTTCCTTTAATGAAGAAGGAGTCTGCAATTTGTGTGAATCCTTTGAAGAATATCAGAAAAATGTGGCCTCCTACTTTAAATCCATGGATAACCTGAAATCGGAGATTTTAGGTTTGGGAGAAAACAAAGAAAAAGAATACGATTGTCTGATGCTATTAAGTGGAGGAAAAGACAGTAGTTATGCGTTGGCTAAATTGGTAGAACTTGGACTTCATGTGCTGGCTTGGACACTTGACAATGGGTTTATATCTGAAAATGCCAAAGAGAATATCAATAATACGGTAAATAAACTTGGGGTTGATCATATATATGGTAGTACAGATGCCATGAACGCCATTTTCAGAGATAGTTTAGAAAGACATCAAAACGTGTGTAATGGCTGTTTTAAAACTGTTTACACCCTCAGCACTAAACTAGCCCTCGAAAAAAATATTCCAGTGATTGTGACAGGTCTTTCAAGAGGACAATTTTTTGAAACAAGGTTGACTGAAGAACTTTTCTTAAAAGATCACTTTGATCCAGCGGATATAGATCAAATCATCCTAGAGACTCGAAAATCCTATCACAGAAGCAAAGATGCTGTGAGTGAGTATTTGGATGTATCGATGTTTGAAACAGACGAAGTATTTACCAAGGTCTCCTTTGTTGATTTTTATAGATTCAGTGATGTAAGCCTTTCGGAAATGTATGCTTATCTGGAAGAAAAAATTGGATGGAGAAGACCTAAGGATACTGGCCGAAGCACCAATTGCATCATAAATGATTTGGGAATTTTTGTTCACAAGCGAAAAAAAGGATACCACAACTATGCATTTCCATATAGCTGGGATGTGCGCGTTGGTCATAAAAAGCGAGAGGAAACCATAGATGAGTTAAATGATGAGCTCAGTACTGAGGAAATTACAAAACTCATGCATGAAATCGGCATGCAGGAACAGACCATTCATTCAAAAGAAATCAGGGCCTACTTCAAAGCTTCTTCTCAGGTAGACAAAACTGAATTGATGGACTACCTGAAGTCTTTTCTTCCAACGAACATGATTCCATCTACTTTTATCCAAGTTGACTCCTTCCCTCTCACCTCCAATGGAAAAGTAGATAAACAGGCATTATTAAGAAGTCAGACTAAAAGTACTCCTACAAAGAACCAAGCTATTATAAAACCTAAAAATAAAATTGAGGAGCTTGTACATGGAACTTGGTGTTCGGTATTAAAAATGGACAGTATTGATGTGACAGATTCCTTTATTCCATTGGGTGGAAATTCCCTATCAGCGATTCGGATCGTTTCTCTTTTGAGCAAAAGGCTAAACCTGGAAATATCCATTCAAGACTTTTTTGAACAGGATACCATACGTAAACTTTCTGCATTAATAGAAGCGGAAATCAAGAAACGAATGGGTGTTGCTTAA
- a CDS encoding acyl carrier protein, translated as MVEEITNYIHEEIDVLVNQEEELLSSGLIDSITIMKLIAHLEERYKIKVPPQDMVIENFNSVLSITEYIAQQQKK; from the coding sequence ATGGTAGAAGAAATTACAAATTATATACATGAGGAAATCGATGTACTTGTCAACCAAGAAGAAGAACTATTGAGCAGTGGTTTGATTGATAGCATTACGATTATGAAACTCATTGCCCATTTGGAAGAGAGGTATAAAATTAAAGTACCACCTCAGGATATGGTGATAGAAAATTTTAATTCAGTCCTTTCCATTACAGAATATATTGCCCAGCAGCAGAAAAAATAG
- a CDS encoding phytanoyl-CoA dioxygenase family protein has translation MLNQEQINTYHQQGYLQISNWLKGKELDQIIQAIEKIEQLDGPEFFREKSSGKIRTIFAPEKFDSSILALLENSSLPKIIEQLLNTDFYLFQSKLNTKSSLESGVWSWHQDFKFWKEDGMIAPNALTVAILLSDVEVANGPILAIPSSQKEGEVESYLNNPDGVHDENLKYMITQSTLSEMVKKYSPIIPFTGNAGDIHIFHCNLLHSSYQNMGVIDRKLLMFTFNPTDNIKEVSDPRPEYMVKRNHTALNPK, from the coding sequence ATGCTTAATCAAGAGCAAATCAATACATATCATCAACAAGGCTATTTACAGATAAGTAATTGGCTGAAGGGAAAAGAATTGGATCAGATCATTCAGGCAATTGAAAAAATTGAACAACTGGACGGACCTGAATTTTTCAGAGAAAAATCCTCTGGAAAAATCCGTACCATTTTTGCGCCTGAAAAGTTCGATTCTTCTATTCTTGCACTACTTGAGAATTCCTCATTACCGAAAATTATTGAGCAGCTTTTGAATACAGATTTTTACTTATTTCAGTCAAAACTTAACACTAAAAGTAGCCTTGAATCAGGTGTATGGAGTTGGCATCAAGATTTTAAATTTTGGAAAGAGGATGGAATGATTGCTCCAAATGCTCTGACGGTTGCAATTTTGCTATCCGATGTAGAGGTAGCAAATGGCCCCATATTAGCTATACCCTCTTCTCAAAAAGAAGGAGAAGTGGAATCGTACCTGAATAATCCTGATGGAGTACATGATGAGAATCTGAAATATATGATTACTCAAAGTACCTTATCGGAAATGGTGAAAAAATACAGTCCCATAATTCCATTTACCGGAAATGCAGGAGACATTCATATTTTCCATTGTAATTTACTCCATAGCTCTTATCAAAACATGGGAGTAATTGACAGAAAGCTATTAATGTTCACGTTCAACCCAACTGATAATATTAAAGAAGTTTCAGATCCAAGACCTGAATATATGGTCAAAAGGAACCACACAGCCTTAAATCCAAAGTAA
- a CDS encoding amino acid adenylation domain-containing protein encodes MNSTSQLLSELIAIGAKETPNKIAFKSAESQISYQELESRSNQLANWLVENQVKKGDRVGILIEKNVFTAYAIYGILKAGAVLVALDPSQPSERLNTIIADCNIKIVLTIPSHQRIIDQIDTQNLLVVGSHQGVSWDTIFQLASNPPLDLDIEPSDLAYILYTSGSTGEPKGIVHTHSSGMAYARQSTLLYEVSENDTIGNVASLHFDQSTFGYFSAMYAGCTTYIFNTSELVMLGSFCEAVRANGITILYSVPSLFISLIEGGFDLDFPSLRWIKYGGESFPPIKLNELLKKAPNSKISNVYGPAEVNQCTYFTISKPIEADKEVPIGQVWENTSYLILNSEGQQVAPGEQGEFLVHSVTMMSGYWNNETLNQKSFYIDRKEGKEVNYYRTGDYVYLNKNNELVFVGRMDRQVKINGYRIELGAIEQVLIQCPEVKDVAVFTCKSNGMRELCAAIVPKEKPLDNNSLRKRLIKLLPKTSIPKHFFEVQSLPHSVNGKVHYRKLEKQFSN; translated from the coding sequence ATGAATTCTACTAGTCAACTGTTAAGTGAACTCATCGCAATTGGAGCAAAAGAGACTCCGAACAAAATAGCTTTTAAAAGCGCTGAATCCCAGATCAGCTATCAGGAATTAGAATCGAGAAGCAATCAACTAGCAAATTGGCTTGTAGAGAACCAAGTAAAAAAAGGAGACCGTGTTGGGATTCTAATTGAGAAAAATGTGTTTACAGCCTATGCAATCTATGGTATCTTAAAAGCGGGAGCTGTTTTGGTGGCTTTGGACCCAAGCCAACCTAGCGAAAGGCTTAATACAATTATTGCAGATTGTAATATCAAAATAGTTCTCACCATCCCCTCTCACCAACGCATTATAGATCAGATTGATACCCAAAATTTACTAGTGGTAGGATCACATCAAGGCGTTTCTTGGGATACCATCTTTCAATTAGCAAGTAATCCCCCTTTGGATTTAGATATTGAGCCTAGCGACCTTGCTTATATCCTGTATACTTCGGGCTCAACTGGAGAACCAAAAGGAATTGTCCATACCCATTCAAGCGGAATGGCTTATGCTAGACAATCTACCTTACTATATGAAGTTTCTGAAAATGATACCATTGGAAATGTAGCTTCTTTACATTTTGATCAAAGTACCTTTGGATACTTTTCAGCAATGTATGCCGGTTGTACAACCTATATTTTCAATACCAGCGAATTAGTCATGCTTGGGAGTTTTTGTGAGGCGGTTAGAGCAAATGGAATTACCATTTTGTATTCTGTCCCTTCCCTCTTCATTTCATTGATTGAAGGAGGATTTGATTTAGATTTTCCTTCGTTGAGATGGATAAAATATGGAGGCGAATCCTTTCCGCCTATCAAATTAAACGAGTTACTAAAAAAAGCTCCAAACTCGAAGATTTCAAATGTTTATGGGCCTGCCGAAGTAAATCAATGTACTTATTTTACTATTTCAAAGCCTATAGAAGCAGATAAAGAAGTACCAATAGGTCAGGTTTGGGAGAATACCAGCTATCTCATTTTGAATTCGGAAGGCCAGCAAGTTGCTCCCGGTGAACAGGGAGAATTTCTAGTTCATTCTGTAACCATGATGTCAGGCTATTGGAATAATGAAACCTTGAACCAAAAGTCTTTTTATATCGACAGAAAAGAAGGAAAAGAAGTTAACTATTATAGAACTGGCGATTATGTCTATTTGAACAAAAATAATGAGTTGGTTTTTGTAGGGAGAATGGACCGTCAAGTGAAGATTAATGGCTACAGGATTGAACTTGGAGCTATTGAACAGGTTTTAATTCAATGCCCTGAAGTAAAGGATGTAGCTGTTTTCACATGTAAATCAAATGGCATGAGAGAATTATGTGCGGCAATCGTACCAAAGGAGAAACCGTTGGACAATAATTCATTGAGAAAGAGATTAATAAAACTTCTCCCAAAGACAAGTATTCCAAAACACTTCTTTGAAGTACAATCCCTACCCCATTCCGTCAATGGAAAAGTTCATTATCGGAAGTTGGAAAAACAGTTTTCTAATTAA